In a single window of the Salmo trutta chromosome 23, fSalTru1.1, whole genome shotgun sequence genome:
- the LOC115159504 gene encoding barH-like 1 homeobox protein — MEASTNGSSFGIDSLLSHRPGSPVMSKGDSLVGECRSPLEFSPRSELESGCSSPPSPRRECVDEALQRQGHAIGLPPHLQHGQISAGSQPRTVTSSFLIRDILADCKPLAACAPYSSNGQPTQETGRLVSKLADDFMDKIHSNSSSDSEYKVKEEGDREISSSRDSPHHVRMKKPRKARTAFTDHQLAQLERSFERQKYLSVQDRMELAASLNLTDTQVKTWYQNRRTKWKRQTAVGLELLAEAGNYSALQRMFPSPYFYPQSLMSNLDPGAALYLYRGPSAPPPALQRPLVPRILLHGLQGGSEPPPLPPLSGVLPRPTQQR; from the exons ATGGAGGCATCCACCAATGGGTCCAGCTTTGGGATCGACTCTTTACTTTCCCACAGACCTGGAAGTCCGGTCATGTCGAAAGGGGACAGTTTGGTGGGAGAGTGCCGGTCACCGCTGGAGTTCAGCCCGAGGTCTGAGCTAGAGAGCGGCTGCTCGTCTCCCCCGTCGCCGAGGAGGGAGTGTGTGGATGAGGCATTGCAGAGGCAAGGTCATGCTATCGGGTTGCCGCCCCATCTCCAACACGGACAGATCTCCGCCGGGTCACAGCCGCGGACCGTCACCTCATCCTTTCTGATCAGAGATATTCTAGCTGACTGCAAACCGCTAGCCGCCTGCGCCCCATACTCCAGTAATGGCCAGCCAACTCAAGAAACGGGGCGACTTGTCTCCAAGCTCGCAGATGACTTCATGGACAAAATCCATAGCAACTCATCGTCAGACAGCGAATACAAAG TGAAAGAGGAAGGAGACCGAGAGATCTCGAGCAGTAGGGACAGTCCGCATCATGTTCGGATGAAGAAACCCAGGAAGGCGCGAACAGCCTTCACCGACCACCAGCTGGCCCAGCTCGAACGCAGCTTCGAACGGCAGAAGTACCTGAGCGTGCAAGACCGAATGGAGCTGGCCGCTTCCCTCAACCTCACAGACACACAAGTCAAAACCTGGTACCAGAACAGGAG AACAAAGTGGAAGAGGCAGACGGCAGTTGGACTGGAACTGTTAGCGGAGGCTGGAAATTACTCTGCTCTTCAGAGAATGTTTCCGTCGCCCTATTTCTACCCTCAAAGCCTGATGTCCAACCTGGACCCCGGAGCGGCGCTCTACCTGTACAGAGGCCCCTCAGCGCCCCCTCCGGCTCTGCAACGACCTCTCGTTCCGCGGATTCTTCTGCATGGTCTGCAGGGGGGTAGTgaaccaccccctctcccccctctctccggTGTGCTTCCCCGGCCAACACAGCAGCGGTGA